The following DNA comes from Triticum aestivum cultivar Chinese Spring chromosome 3D, IWGSC CS RefSeq v2.1, whole genome shotgun sequence.
ttcgtcaccggcatgacaccatgatctccatcctcatgatctccatcattgtgtcttcatgaagttgtcacgccaacgattacttctacttacatggctaacacgtttagcaataaagtaaagtaatttacatggcgttattcaatgacacgcaggtcatacaaaataataaagacaactcctatggctcctgccggttgtcatactcatcgacatgcaagtcgtgattcctattacaagaatatgatcaatctcatacatcacatatatcattcatcacatcttctggccatatcacatcacatagcacttgctgcaaaaacaagttagacgtcctctaattgttgttgcaagttttttttacgtggcttgtataggtttctagcaagaacgtttcttacctacgtaaaaccacaacgtgatttgccaatttctatttacccttcataaggacccttttcatcgaatccgttccgactaaagtaggagagacagacacccgctagccaccttatgcaactagtgcatgtcagtcggtggaacctgtctcacgtaagtgtacgtgtaaggtcggtccgggccgcttcatcccacaataccgtcgaaacaagataagactagtagcggcaagaagaattggcaacatcaatgcccacaactgctttgtgttctactcgtgcatagtaactacgcataggcctggctcatgatgccactgttggggatcgtagcagaattttaaaattttcctacgctcaccaagatccatctatggagtatactagcaacgaggggaaaggagtgcatctacatacccttgtagatcgcgagcggaagcgttccaatgaacgtggttgatggagtcgtactcgccgtgatccgaatcaccgatgaccgagtgccgaacggacggcacctccgcgttcaacacacgtacggtgcagcgacgtctcctccttcttgatccagcaagggggaaggagaggttgatggagatccagcagcacgacggcgtggtggtggatgtagcgggatctcggccgggcttcgccgagcttctgcgagagggagaggtgtagcaggggaggagggaggcacccaaggctgttgtgttgctgccctccctcccccccctttatataggccccctgggagggggggcgccggccaagacccatctagatgggggggcggcggcctagggggtaacttaccccccaagtcaagtggggcgcccccccaccctagggtttccaaccctaggcgcaggggggaggcccatggggggcgccccagcccactaagggctggttcccttcccacttcagcccatggggccctccgggataggtggccccacccggtggacccccgggactcttccggtggtcccggcacaataccgataacccccgaaactttcccggtggccgaaacttgacttcctatatataattcttcacctccggaccattccggaactcctcgtgacgtccgggctctcatccgggactccaaacaactttcgggtttccgcatactcatatctctacaaccctagcgtcaccgaaccttaagtgtgtagaccctacgggttcgggagacatgcagacatgaccgagacgcctctccggtcaataaccaacaacgggatctagatacccatgttggctcccacatgttccacgatgatctcatcggatgaaccacgatgtcgaggattcaatcaatcccgtatacaattccctttgtcaatcggtatgttacttgcccgagattcgatcgtcggtatcccaataccttgttcaatatcgttaccggcaagtctctttactcgtaccgcaatgcatgatcccgtgactaacgccttagtcacattgagctcattatgatgatgcattaccgagtgggcccagagatacctctccgtcatacggagtgacaaatcccagtctcgatccgtgccaacccaacagacactttcggagatacccgtagtatacctttatagtcacccagttacgttgtgacgtttggcacacccaaagtactcctacggtatccgggagttgcacgatctcatggtctaaggagaagatacttgacattggaaaagctctagcaaacgaactacacgatctttgagctatgcttaggattgggtcttgtccatcacatcattctcctaatgatgtgatctcgttatcaatgacatccaatgtccatagtcaggaaaccatgactatctattgatcaacgagctagtcaactagaggcttactagggacacgttgtggtctatgtattcacacatgcattacgatttccggataacacaattatagcatgaacaatagacaattaccataaacaaagaaatataataataaccatttattattgcctctagggcatatttccaacagctcccaactccactcaatacctcccggggaaaccctagatcagctgaTCGGATGCTGGCGGCAAGCATgtgtcgttacccccttgggggcggcattcttggaggtgcactcggcGACGGATCTCGACGGCATGGCgtagtgcagattcggagttcgatgtgcgaggatggactcgcgcaggaggacgatgcagtttggcgtcatggtggcgtcgatggcagagagacctggcacggtagattcaatagtacagctctgaagatggattgatggcaggtggctgcgacggcctcatacctggcaggcgtcctggttgaggagtgcgccggactggtaggtaccccatacccggcaggcgtcctggttgggacctcatgtcttaaatgtttaggtttggctgcgatgtctgtttggtattaggcccaggctatcagcgccccttcatcaactggataggagtagcgacaattGTTGCTTaaacggtggctttagtcttactgttgtatcactttgtaaggtcttgtgagaataattaataaagtggtcgcATGCATCATttagatgcaaaggccgggggtcctcctccttttctaaaaaaaatacacccgtatgtggtagtccatttgaaatgtctagaaagacaaatatttaggagctGAGAGAGTATACGGGAATTATCTTGTGCAAAAGAATGGTATGCTCCGGTGTGGAATGAACTTTTATAATTATAAGTTCATAACCCATTATTGGAATGTTCCTTTTTTTTTAAATTGGTCGGGTGCTCATTATTATTAGCCGCTGTTGTTCACCTAGAAAATGCTGCTGCATTGAATTCAGTTAAGCAGAGACAAATAGACAGGGCCGCGAGAGCTGCCCAATACCCAACGTATTCAAAGGTACCGAACGTCGACTATTCAAAAGAATGCCGAACGTCGATATATAAGGCAGTGCTCCTATACTAGCTAACACTCTCCATGGGGTCGATTAGCTAAGCTAGCATGGACACAAAGGCGTGCATCTCGCTTGTAATCCTCGCGCTCGTGCTTGCCGGCCCGGACACGAGGGCTGCGGCCTTCACCGGCATCGACGCTGCGGCGGCTGTAATGCCaacgtcgtcgtcatcgtcgtcgtcttcccgCATAAAGCTTGGGGACGGCGTGGCGTCTGAGCTCCTGGATTCGACGACGGTGGACCTGAAGGGGCACCGCCGCGTCCTCGCCGGCGGAGGCATCAGCGCGGGTTCCCTGAACTCCAACAAGGCAGCCTGCACCAGGACGTGCCCGGCACGCGGAGGGCCCTACACCGGCCGGCCATGCCTCCGAAGGTACCAGTGCCGTTAGTGGGAGTGAACGGAACAGCCCGTCCGATCAGTGTTTTACTGTATATT
Coding sequences within:
- the LOC123075692 gene encoding uncharacterized protein, with amino-acid sequence MDTKACISLVILALVLAGPDTRAAAFTGIDAAAAVMPTSSSSSSSSRIKLGDGVASELLDSTTVDLKGHRRVLAGGGISAGSLNSNKAACTRTCPARGGPYTGRPCLRRYQCR